One Propionispora hippei DSM 15287 genomic window carries:
- a CDS encoding threonine/serine exporter family protein, producing the protein MEIPLEKIVLLAALAGEVLLKNGGETRRVEETMEHMARACGAAGVESFVIPTGVFLTVSDASGQSLTMIRRVRDRTINLDRIAKVNELSRRLVERRIDPGSAKAILLRISQERSGFSLPTSIAASGAIGATTAVLQAGGFFEIGAAFVAAGAVRYIAHVVSRLQGTPVAYEFLGGAVVAVIGSVLYYYWPQLGRDSIIIGGIMPLVPGMAITNALRDFIVGDLVSGLSRGMEALLTAVAVAMGVFIVLATVL; encoded by the coding sequence GTGGAAATTCCCTTGGAAAAGATTGTTCTGTTGGCGGCGCTGGCCGGCGAAGTCCTGCTAAAAAACGGCGGCGAGACCCGGCGGGTGGAAGAAACGATGGAGCATATGGCCAGGGCCTGTGGCGCGGCCGGTGTGGAGAGCTTTGTCATTCCGACAGGGGTCTTTCTGACGGTAAGCGATGCGTCAGGCCAGTCGCTGACAATGATTCGCCGGGTCAGGGACCGGACGATCAACCTGGACCGCATTGCCAAGGTGAATGAGCTGTCCCGCCGTCTGGTGGAACGGCGCATTGATCCTGGCAGCGCCAAAGCCATCCTGCTGCGCATCTCCCAGGAACGGAGCGGATTTTCCTTGCCGACTTCCATAGCTGCGTCGGGCGCCATCGGGGCGACGACCGCCGTTCTGCAGGCAGGCGGCTTTTTTGAGATTGGGGCGGCTTTTGTGGCCGCCGGCGCGGTACGCTATATCGCCCATGTTGTTTCCCGGCTGCAGGGAACGCCGGTAGCTTATGAATTTTTAGGCGGCGCAGTAGTGGCGGTGATTGGTTCGGTTTTATACTATTACTGGCCCCAGTTGGGCCGTGACAGCATTATTATCGGCGGCATTATGCCCCTGGTGCCAGGGATGGCGATTACCAATGCGCTGCGTGATTTCATTGTCGGTGATCTGGTGAGCGGCTTGTCACGGGGTATGGAAGCCCTGCTAACGGCGGTGGCGGTAGCCATGGGCGTTTTTATCGTCCTGGCGACGGTCCTGTGA